One part of the Paracoccus sp. MBLB3053 genome encodes these proteins:
- the ihfA gene encoding integration host factor subunit alpha: protein MSDSTLTRMDLAEAVFREVGLSRHESAQLVESVLGHISDALVRGEQVKISSFGTFSVRDKNERIGRNPKTGEEVPITPRRVLSFRPSHLMKDRVAAGNKSDS, encoded by the coding sequence ATGAGCGACTCTACACTGACCCGCATGGATCTGGCCGAGGCCGTATTTCGCGAAGTGGGTCTTTCCCGCCACGAATCCGCGCAGCTGGTCGAAAGTGTCCTGGGCCATATTTCCGACGCACTCGTCCGGGGCGAACAGGTCAAGATCTCGTCCTTTGGCACCTTCTCGGTGCGGGACAAGAACGAACGGATCGGACGCAACCCCAAGACCGGGGAAGAAGTGCCGATCACGCCGCGTCGCGTGCTGTCATTCCGGCCATCACATCTGATGAAGGATCGGGTGGCCGCCGGAAACAAGTCCGATAGCTGA
- a CDS encoding MerR family transcriptional regulator, translating to MDKSPDAFRSIGEVSRLVGVAPHVLRYWETQFSQLSPVKRGDGRRYYRPDDVRLVAGLCQVMREEGLSIRGAKRLISSDRGAELRRIGEIRLGDAMRDSAPETERRIPAHQPADQLALPDPAASALAKPQPPRDSVAVNRAAARKRNSGNSDSLPLFADHQQPGESQTTDGMHWLGRIARAAQIMRGHEARGASLHPRARNLRELLSELR from the coding sequence ATGGACAAGTCTCCCGACGCCTTCCGCTCCATCGGCGAGGTATCGCGCCTCGTAGGCGTCGCGCCGCATGTGTTGCGTTATTGGGAGACCCAGTTCAGCCAGCTTTCCCCAGTCAAGCGCGGCGACGGCAGACGGTATTACCGGCCTGACGACGTGCGCCTTGTGGCTGGCCTGTGCCAGGTCATGCGCGAAGAGGGGCTGAGTATCCGGGGAGCCAAGCGCCTGATTTCCTCGGATCGCGGCGCGGAATTGCGGCGGATCGGTGAAATACGCCTTGGGGACGCGATGCGAGACAGCGCCCCAGAAACCGAACGTCGCATCCCTGCCCACCAGCCGGCCGATCAGCTTGCGCTGCCCGATCCCGCTGCCTCTGCCCTGGCGAAACCGCAGCCCCCCCGCGACAGCGTCGCGGTCAATCGAGCGGCAGCGCGCAAGCGCAATTCCGGCAATTCCGATTCGCTTCCGCTCTTTGCCGACCACCAACAGCCGGGTGAAAGCCAGACCACCGACGGGATGCATTGGCTTGGCCGGATTGCGCGCGCGGCCCAGATCATGCGCGGGCACGAAGCGCGCGGGGCATCGCTTCACCCAAGGGCCCGCAATCTGCGCGAGCTATTGTCCGAACTTCGCTAA
- a CDS encoding 2'-deoxycytidine 5'-triphosphate deaminase: protein MNGVLPDSALRLLIENGAISASSSILPAQIQPASLDLRLGTTAWRLRSSFLCGRGRKVSDRLADFEMHRMDLSDGAVLEKGCVYLVPLMERLSLPAGLEAVANAKSSTGRLDLLTRLVTDEGTEFDRLPEGYDGPLYAEICPRSFSVLVRPGMRLNQLRLRQGQSLLSDDDLRALHADEPLVTGDALIDDGLGFSVDLRPAHGDLVGYRARPHSGVVDLDRIGAYRARDFWDELRTSDGQLILDPGAFYILVSREAVAIPPDYAAEMAPYLAMVGEFRVHYAGFFDPGFGHGPSGLGARGVLEVRCHEAPFALEHGQVVGRLVYERMANRPDCLYGSGIASNYQGQGLKLAKQFVAS, encoded by the coding sequence TTGAACGGTGTTCTGCCTGACAGCGCCCTGCGTCTTCTGATCGAAAACGGCGCCATCTCGGCCTCTTCCTCGATCCTTCCTGCGCAGATCCAGCCCGCAAGTCTTGATCTGCGGCTTGGAACCACGGCATGGCGGTTGCGCTCATCCTTCCTCTGCGGAAGGGGCCGCAAGGTCAGCGACAGGCTTGCCGATTTCGAGATGCACCGCATGGACCTGAGCGATGGCGCCGTGCTGGAAAAGGGCTGCGTCTATCTCGTGCCTCTGATGGAGCGGCTTTCGCTGCCCGCCGGACTTGAGGCTGTCGCGAACGCGAAAAGCTCGACCGGGCGGCTTGACCTGCTGACCCGGCTCGTCACGGATGAGGGCACCGAGTTCGACCGCCTGCCCGAAGGCTATGACGGCCCGCTTTACGCCGAGATCTGCCCGCGCAGCTTCTCGGTTCTGGTTCGCCCCGGCATGCGCCTGAACCAGCTTCGCTTGCGGCAGGGACAGTCGCTGCTGAGCGATGACGATCTGCGCGCATTGCACGCGGATGAGCCGCTCGTGACGGGCGATGCCTTGATCGATGACGGGCTGGGCTTTTCGGTAGACCTGCGGCCGGCTCATGGCGATCTGGTGGGCTATCGCGCACGTCCCCATAGCGGGGTCGTGGATCTGGACCGGATCGGCGCCTATCGCGCGCGGGATTTTTGGGACGAATTGCGCACGAGTGACGGCCAACTCATCCTTGATCCCGGCGCCTTCTACATCCTGGTCAGCCGCGAAGCCGTGGCCATTCCGCCCGATTACGCCGCCGAAATGGCGCCCTATCTCGCGATGGTGGGTGAGTTTCGCGTCCATTACGCGGGCTTCTTCGATCCGGGCTTCGGGCACGGCCCTTCGGGGCTTGGGGCGCGTGGCGTCCTTGAGGTGCGCTGCCACGAAGCGCCCTTCGCGCTTGAGCATGGGCAGGTCGTCGGCCGACTGGTCTACGAACGGATGGCCAATCGCCCCGATTGCCTTTACGGCAGCGGGATCGCCTCGAACTACCAGGGACAGGGGTTGAAGCTCGCCAAGCAATTCGTGGCAAGCTGA
- the scpB gene encoding SMC-Scp complex subunit ScpB: MTQTDIPTEGATPSSPRLDPPAPSEQERMIEAILFAASEPMSLREIVARLPEGCEPSEALMSLRARYEGRGVQLARIGDAWAFRTAADLAFLMQEETTETRKLSRAATETLAIIAYHQPVTRAEIEEIRGVAVNRGTLDQLIELDWVRVGRRRQTPGRPVTFVVTESFLDHFGLESARDLPGLAELRAAGLLESRPPEERSAFFPAVPGEGDEAMAEDAYEDE, translated from the coding sequence ATGACCCAGACCGATATCCCGACCGAAGGCGCAACGCCGTCAAGCCCGCGACTTGATCCGCCTGCACCGTCCGAGCAGGAGCGCATGATCGAAGCGATCCTGTTTGCCGCATCCGAGCCGATGAGCCTGCGCGAGATCGTCGCCCGCTTGCCCGAAGGTTGCGAGCCTTCCGAAGCGCTGATGAGCCTGCGTGCGCGCTACGAGGGGCGAGGCGTACAGTTGGCGCGCATCGGCGATGCCTGGGCGTTCCGCACGGCTGCCGATCTGGCGTTCCTGATGCAGGAAGAAACGACCGAGACTCGCAAGCTTTCCCGCGCCGCGACCGAGACGCTTGCGATCATCGCCTATCATCAGCCCGTCACGAGGGCGGAAATCGAGGAGATTCGTGGCGTCGCGGTCAACCGCGGGACATTGGATCAGCTGATCGAGCTTGACTGGGTCCGCGTCGGGCGACGCAGGCAGACCCCGGGCCGTCCGGTGACATTCGTGGTGACCGAGAGCTTCCTCGACCATTTCGGGCTGGAAAGTGCGCGCGATCTGCCGGGATTGGCCGAGCTGCGCGCCGCGGGCCTTCTTGAATCGCGCCCGCCCGAGGAACGTTCTGCGTTCTTCCCGGCCGTTCCGGGCGAGGGGGACGAGGCCATGGCCGAAGACGCCTACGAAGACGAGTGA
- a CDS encoding segregation and condensation protein A, producing MTTVPYLKAVPEPEPGKAAAPQDASVAERQAEEVLVVDVAGFEGPLDLLLTLSRTQKVDLLQVSVLDLADQYLAFVEQARALRIELAADYLVMAAWLAFLKSRLLLPPDPEAEGPSAEDMAAHLAFQLERLHAMREAASSLMARDRLGRQRFVRGAPETVARSRKVAWQAGLIDLMRAYARLRTRDEFRPYAFDRKDVFTMEQALERVRGMIGYAGDWTELMSFLPDGWGEDPGRRRSATAATFAATLELARQGQLELRQADTFAPITIRRRQK from the coding sequence ATGACCACGGTTCCCTATCTGAAAGCGGTTCCCGAACCGGAACCCGGCAAAGCTGCCGCGCCGCAGGACGCGAGCGTGGCCGAACGGCAGGCAGAAGAAGTCCTTGTCGTCGATGTCGCAGGTTTCGAAGGCCCGCTCGACCTTTTGCTGACGCTGTCACGGACCCAGAAGGTCGATCTGCTCCAGGTTTCTGTTCTGGACCTGGCAGATCAATATCTGGCCTTTGTCGAGCAGGCGCGCGCGCTTCGCATCGAACTGGCAGCGGATTACCTGGTCATGGCGGCCTGGCTGGCATTCCTGAAATCCCGCCTTTTGCTGCCGCCCGACCCCGAGGCCGAGGGACCTTCGGCCGAGGACATGGCCGCGCATCTCGCCTTCCAGCTTGAGCGCTTGCACGCCATGCGCGAGGCGGCCTCAAGCCTCATGGCGCGCGACAGGTTGGGGCGTCAGCGCTTTGTCCGGGGCGCGCCGGAAACCGTCGCCCGATCGCGCAAGGTTGCCTGGCAGGCGGGGCTGATCGACCTGATGCGGGCCTATGCACGGCTGCGGACGCGCGACGAATTCCGCCCCTATGCCTTCGACCGCAAGGACGTGTTCACGATGGAGCAAGCCCTCGAGCGGGTTCGCGGCATGATCGGCTATGCTGGCGACTGGACCGAGCTTATGTCCTTTCTGCCGGATGGTTGGGGCGAGGATCCGGGTCGACGCCGTTCGGCCACGGCCGCGACATTCGCCGCGACGCTGGAGCTGGCACGACAGGGGCAGCTTGAATTGCGCCAGGCGGACACATTCGCCCCTATCACCATTCGCAGACGGCAGAAATGA
- the nagZ gene encoding beta-N-acetylhexosaminidase — MTSATILGGIAGPDLTASERDFFQGANPWGFILFGRNIDTPERLIRLTAALRDAVGRDAPVLIDQEGGRVQRLRSPHWTDWPAPLDQAGHGERAVWLHHFLMSRELRGMGIDADCAPVLDIAREDTHPFLRNRCLGTDAETVIRLGRVAADAMMAAGVLPVIKHMPGHGRAKVDSHKDLPVVDASLDELAQTDFAPFRALADLPMAMTAHIRFTAIDAAPATASAPVIQMIRETIGFDGLLMSDDIGMEALSGSPAERAAATIAAGCDLVLSCNETVTQMESIVAAAGQMSDRARLRGDRALALRRAGESCAEDELRAELRALGGLAA, encoded by the coding sequence ATGACCAGCGCTACCATTCTGGGCGGCATCGCCGGCCCCGATCTGACGGCATCCGAACGGGATTTCTTCCAGGGCGCGAATCCCTGGGGGTTCATCCTGTTCGGTCGCAATATCGACACACCTGAACGCTTGATCCGGCTGACCGCAGCATTGCGCGACGCCGTGGGCCGTGATGCCCCGGTCCTGATCGACCAGGAAGGGGGCAGGGTCCAGCGTTTGCGTTCGCCGCATTGGACCGACTGGCCCGCGCCGCTGGATCAGGCCGGGCATGGCGAACGTGCCGTCTGGCTGCATCATTTCCTGATGTCGCGCGAATTGCGCGGCATGGGGATCGACGCGGATTGTGCCCCGGTGCTGGATATCGCACGGGAAGACACCCATCCCTTCCTGCGCAACCGCTGTCTTGGCACCGATGCCGAGACGGTCATCCGCCTGGGTCGTGTCGCGGCCGATGCGATGATGGCTGCGGGCGTCCTTCCCGTCATCAAGCACATGCCCGGACATGGGCGGGCCAAGGTTGACAGCCACAAGGACCTTCCCGTGGTCGATGCCAGCCTGGACGAGCTCGCGCAGACCGACTTTGCGCCGTTCCGCGCGCTGGCGGATTTGCCGATGGCGATGACCGCTCATATCCGTTTCACCGCCATCGACGCGGCTCCGGCCACGGCCTCGGCCCCGGTCATCCAGATGATCCGCGAGACGATCGGCTTCGACGGGCTTCTGATGTCCGACGATATCGGCATGGAAGCCCTGTCAGGCAGCCCGGCGGAACGCGCCGCCGCCACGATCGCCGCAGGCTGCGACCTTGTCCTGTCCTGCAACGAAACGGTCACCCAGATGGAAAGCATCGTCGCGGCGGCCGGGCAGATGTCCGATCGGGCGCGGTTGCGGGGGGATCGCGCGCTTGCCCTGCGCAGGGCAGGGGAGAGCTGCGCCGAGGACGAATTGCGCGCCGAGTTGCGCGCCCTTGGTGGCCTTGCCGCCTGA
- a CDS encoding SPOR domain-containing protein: MAVVDFRSGGFQGSRPQRHAQEFHYGQDSHDEDYHEEWQDEDWEDERFSHGAALAEPDSVLGRVSRLTHYFGALISVGLIVVLAVWGFKLVVRDVSGVPVIRAVEGAARTAPVDPGGELSDRTGLAVNAVAAGASSQVADKVAIAPSATGLAEQDVPMGELGVAAREPSRPVELPLLDDTARVIPLPDGEAAALAESTIEPDDVANAIISDAPPSEAPVNEALTDLSGQETQNNAITQALVEANSAPIAAAIAQSARPAPRPRRVAAATTTANDAAPVVAASRPASAPSEAPAPALAPAKVAAGSALVQIGAFDSDAIAKGEWDRVSGKFGSLFSGKSRIVQEAQSGGRTFWRLRAGGFASRDEARRFCASLIAAGVDCIPATAK, encoded by the coding sequence ATGGCAGTAGTAGATTTCCGCTCCGGCGGGTTTCAGGGCTCGCGGCCACAGCGGCATGCGCAGGAATTCCACTATGGCCAGGACTCGCATGACGAGGACTATCACGAGGAATGGCAGGACGAGGACTGGGAGGATGAACGCTTCTCCCACGGTGCGGCGCTCGCCGAACCGGATAGCGTCCTTGGCCGCGTTTCCCGGCTCACGCATTATTTCGGCGCGCTGATTTCGGTCGGACTCATCGTCGTGCTCGCGGTTTGGGGGTTCAAGCTCGTCGTGCGCGATGTGTCGGGCGTGCCGGTCATCCGCGCGGTCGAGGGCGCCGCCCGCACGGCCCCGGTCGATCCGGGGGGCGAGCTGAGCGACCGCACCGGGCTTGCGGTCAATGCCGTCGCGGCGGGCGCGAGCTCTCAAGTCGCCGACAAGGTCGCGATTGCACCTTCCGCCACTGGGCTTGCCGAACAGGACGTTCCGATGGGCGAATTGGGTGTTGCCGCACGCGAGCCTTCGCGTCCGGTAGAATTGCCGCTGCTTGACGACACGGCGCGCGTGATCCCGCTTCCCGATGGCGAAGCGGCGGCACTGGCCGAATCGACGATCGAACCCGACGATGTTGCAAACGCGATCATCTCGGACGCCCCGCCGAGCGAGGCGCCGGTCAACGAGGCGCTGACCGACCTGTCCGGACAGGAAACGCAGAACAACGCCATAACCCAGGCCCTGGTCGAAGCGAATTCTGCGCCGATCGCGGCCGCGATTGCGCAATCGGCCCGGCCCGCACCGCGTCCGCGCCGGGTCGCAGCCGCGACGACGACCGCGAATGACGCCGCGCCCGTGGTTGCGGCAAGCCGCCCCGCTTCTGCTCCGTCCGAAGCGCCTGCACCGGCGCTCGCTCCTGCGAAAGTCGCGGCGGGGTCGGCTCTTGTCCAGATCGGTGCCTTCGACAGCGACGCCATCGCCAAGGGGGAATGGGATCGGGTCTCGGGCAAGTTCGGATCGCTTTTCTCGGGCAAGTCGCGCATCGTCCAGGAAGCTCAAAGTGGCGGGCGCACCTTCTGGCGCCTTCGGGCCGGAGGTTTCGCCTCGCGCGATGAGGCGCGTCGCTTCTGTGCCTCGCTGATCGCTGCGGGCGTCGACTGCATTCCCGCGACCGCGAAGTGA
- the argS gene encoding arginine--tRNA ligase: MNLFSDIRALVIDALAQMEQAGELPAGLETAAVTVEPPRDAAHGDMATNAAMVLAKPAGKKPREIAEALAARLAADPRITVADVAGPGFLNLRLAPGQWQDVLRVALTDGADYGRSTLGSGTKINVEFVSANPTGPMHVGHTRGAVFGDALAALLDFAGYDVTREYYINDGGAQVDVLARSAYERYREANGLEPEIREGLYPGDYLIPVGEALKAKYGASLLDQPESEWLVEVRDFATAAMMDMIREDLALLNVHMDVFASEKALYGTGRIEAAIDRLRQAGLIYEGVLEPPKGKTPEDWEPREQTLFRSTAHGDDVDRPVKKSDGAWTYFAPDIAYHWDKIDRGFDQLIDVFGADHGGYVKRMTAAVAALSNGRVPLDVKLIQLVKLFKNGEPFKMSKRAGTFVTLRDVVEQAGADVTRFHMLTRKNDAALDFDFDKVLEQSKDNPVWYVQYASARINSVLNKAAEAGVATDDAALAGADLARLSHPAELEMAKKVAEWPRTVEIAAKAHEPHRIAFYLYDIASELHSLWNRGNDEASLRFVQDGDPAATSAKIALARSVGVVISAGLGILGVTPAKEMR, encoded by the coding sequence ATGAACCTCTTTTCGGATATCCGCGCGCTTGTGATCGACGCGCTGGCGCAGATGGAACAGGCGGGTGAATTGCCCGCAGGACTTGAAACCGCTGCAGTGACCGTCGAGCCACCGCGCGATGCCGCCCATGGCGACATGGCGACCAATGCCGCGATGGTGCTGGCCAAGCCTGCCGGCAAGAAGCCGCGCGAGATCGCCGAGGCGCTGGCCGCGCGTCTGGCGGCAGATCCGCGCATCACGGTGGCCGATGTTGCTGGACCGGGTTTCCTGAACCTGCGTCTTGCCCCCGGCCAATGGCAGGACGTGCTGCGCGTGGCGCTGACCGATGGTGCCGATTATGGCCGATCGACGCTGGGCAGCGGCACCAAGATCAACGTCGAATTCGTCAGCGCGAACCCGACCGGCCCGATGCATGTCGGCCATACGCGCGGTGCCGTCTTTGGCGACGCGCTGGCAGCGCTCTTGGATTTCGCGGGTTATGACGTGACGCGCGAATATTACATCAACGATGGCGGGGCGCAGGTCGACGTGCTGGCGCGCTCGGCCTATGAGCGTTACCGCGAGGCGAACGGGCTTGAGCCCGAGATCCGCGAGGGTCTTTATCCCGGCGATTACCTGATCCCGGTGGGCGAGGCGCTGAAGGCGAAATATGGCGCGAGCCTGCTTGATCAGCCCGAATCCGAATGGCTGGTCGAGGTGCGCGATTTCGCCACCGCCGCGATGATGGACATGATCCGCGAGGACCTTGCGCTGCTCAATGTCCACATGGACGTCTTCGCGAGCGAAAAGGCGCTTTACGGGACCGGCCGGATCGAGGCCGCGATCGACCGGCTTCGTCAGGCCGGACTGATCTATGAAGGCGTGCTGGAACCGCCGAAGGGCAAGACGCCGGAAGATTGGGAGCCTCGTGAACAGACGCTGTTCCGCTCGACCGCGCACGGAGATGACGTGGATCGTCCGGTCAAGAAATCGGATGGGGCCTGGACCTATTTCGCGCCCGACATCGCCTATCACTGGGACAAGATCGACCGTGGCTTCGACCAGCTGATCGACGTCTTCGGCGCCGATCACGGAGGCTATGTCAAGCGCATGACGGCAGCCGTCGCCGCGCTTTCGAACGGTCGCGTGCCGCTGGATGTGAAGCTGATCCAGCTGGTGAAGCTTTTCAAGAACGGCGAGCCCTTCAAGATGTCCAAGCGCGCCGGCACATTTGTCACCCTGCGCGACGTGGTCGAGCAGGCCGGGGCGGATGTGACCCGCTTCCACATGCTGACGCGCAAGAACGACGCGGCGCTTGATTTCGATTTCGACAAGGTGCTTGAGCAATCCAAGGACAACCCCGTCTGGTATGTTCAATATGCCAGCGCGCGGATCAATTCCGTGCTGAACAAGGCCGCCGAAGCCGGTGTCGCGACCGATGACGCGGCGCTTGCCGGTGCCGATCTGGCGCGACTCAGCCATCCGGCCGAGCTGGAAATGGCCAAGAAAGTTGCCGAATGGCCACGCACCGTGGAAATCGCCGCAAAGGCTCATGAGCCGCACAGGATTGCTTTCTATCTCTATGATATCGCGTCGGAACTGCATTCGCTGTGGAATCGCGGCAATGACGAGGCATCGCTGCGCTTCGTTCAGGATGGCGATCCTGCAGCAACATCGGCGAAAATCGCGCTGGCCCGGTCCGTTGGCGTTGTCATTTCGGCCGGTCTTGGTATCTTGGGCGTGACTCCGGCCAAAGAGATGCGCTGA
- a CDS encoding cation:proton antiporter — translation MALETMGLSPMEAFAIVGVAGVGAQWIAWRFRMPAIVLMLAVGLLLGPVLGVFLPERDIGPLLEPLISLAVAIILFEGGLTLNFRELHDAKSAVLHLVYIGAPLGWALSALALNLIAGLSWEAAIVFGGIMIVTGPTVIAPLLRQARLRARPAQALQWEAIVNDALGALAAVLALLVVLVGHQNLGGGEALWHLVSGVSFAVLLGLAAGGGIVAAFRRNLVPEYMKVPLLFVTVLAAFTGANAILHESGLLTVTVMGLLIANANLPSYSEIHRFKESATILLVSGVFILLGAGFSFETLRLLDWRAVAFVLSVILVIRPLTVFLSLMGTALPWQEKALIAFTGPRGVVLVAVSGIFAEQLVAQGIADGALLVPLSFVLVVATVVLHGFTLAPLARRLGLTSGDKPGLIIVGGSQFSTELAQALEKAEVKVLIADPNRRRLLSARKAGLHYYYGDILSEAAETSVEFIAYNALLSASDNDAYNTLVATDLGPELGRNAIWQVTREKEDVARYTLPSQLGGKSIAGGRTLSQYLALLDEGWSFRTTRLTDEYRIEAWREASPDAIPLALVTRDKLSFISEGGRLNEAKPGARIISLMPPDVSASASRADRATASLLPASRLPDARVAAEPEAASGATI, via the coding sequence ATGGCGTTGGAGACGATGGGGCTGAGCCCGATGGAGGCCTTTGCGATCGTGGGTGTCGCGGGTGTGGGTGCGCAGTGGATCGCCTGGCGCTTCCGGATGCCGGCGATCGTGCTGATGCTGGCAGTGGGGCTGCTGCTGGGGCCGGTGCTGGGCGTCTTTCTGCCCGAGCGCGATATCGGCCCGCTGCTTGAACCGCTGATTTCGCTCGCGGTGGCGATCATCCTTTTCGAAGGCGGGCTGACCCTGAATTTTCGCGAACTTCACGACGCGAAATCGGCCGTCCTGCATCTTGTCTATATCGGAGCACCCCTGGGCTGGGCGCTTTCGGCCCTGGCGCTGAATTTGATCGCTGGGCTTTCATGGGAGGCGGCGATCGTCTTTGGCGGCATCATGATCGTGACCGGGCCTACCGTCATCGCGCCGCTGCTGCGGCAGGCCCGGCTGCGGGCAAGGCCGGCGCAGGCGCTGCAATGGGAAGCGATCGTGAATGACGCGCTTGGCGCGCTGGCGGCGGTGCTGGCCCTGCTGGTCGTTCTGGTCGGGCACCAGAACCTTGGCGGGGGCGAGGCGCTTTGGCATCTGGTTTCCGGTGTCAGCTTCGCCGTGCTGCTGGGTCTCGCCGCAGGCGGGGGGATTGTCGCAGCATTCCGGCGCAACCTCGTCCCCGAATACATGAAGGTGCCGCTGCTTTTTGTGACTGTCCTTGCGGCTTTCACCGGGGCGAACGCGATCTTGCATGAAAGCGGGCTGCTGACCGTCACCGTGATGGGGCTGCTGATCGCGAATGCGAACCTGCCCAGTTATTCCGAGATCCATCGCTTCAAGGAAAGCGCGACCATCCTGCTGGTTTCCGGCGTGTTCATCCTGTTGGGGGCCGGCTTCAGCTTCGAGACGCTGCGCCTGCTGGACTGGAGAGCCGTAGCCTTCGTGCTGAGCGTGATCCTGGTCATCCGGCCATTGACTGTCTTTCTGTCGCTGATGGGAACCGCTCTGCCCTGGCAGGAAAAGGCCCTGATCGCCTTCACGGGTCCGCGTGGTGTCGTTCTGGTTGCCGTATCGGGGATATTCGCCGAACAGCTGGTGGCGCAGGGAATTGCGGACGGGGCGCTGCTGGTGCCGCTGTCCTTCGTTCTGGTCGTGGCGACGGTTGTTCTGCACGGATTCACCCTTGCGCCGCTTGCGCGAAGGCTTGGCCTGACCTCGGGCGACAAGCCGGGATTGATCATCGTGGGCGGGTCGCAATTCTCGACCGAGCTTGCCCAGGCGCTGGAAAAGGCCGAGGTGAAGGTCCTGATCGCGGACCCCAACCGCCGTCGCCTTCTTTCCGCGCGAAAGGCTGGCCTGCATTACTATTATGGCGACATTCTTTCCGAGGCGGCCGAGACGAGCGTCGAGTTCATTGCCTATAACGCGCTGCTTTCGGCTTCGGACAATGACGCCTACAACACACTTGTCGCCACCGACCTTGGCCCCGAACTGGGCCGGAACGCGATCTGGCAGGTGACGCGCGAAAAAGAGGACGTGGCCCGTTACACCCTGCCCAGTCAGTTGGGCGGGAAGTCCATCGCCGGAGGTCGCACCCTTTCGCAATATCTCGCGCTGCTCGACGAGGGCTGGAGCTTTCGCACGACCCGGCTGACCGATGAGTACAGGATCGAGGCCTGGCGCGAGGCTTCGCCCGACGCGATCCCGCTTGCCCTCGTGACACGCGACAAGCTTTCCTTCATCAGCGAAGGCGGCAGGCTGAACGAGGCCAAGCCGGGCGCAAGGATCATTTCGCTGATGCCCCCGGATGTCAGCGCCTCGGCGTCGCGAGCCGATCGCGCCACGGCCTCGTTGCTGCCCGCCTCGCGCCTGCCGGACGCGCGGGTGGCCGCTGAGCCGGAAGCGGCCTCGGGCGCGACGATCTGA